The following is a genomic window from Gemmatimonadetes bacterium SCN 70-22.
GGAGGCCGTCCGCGAGCACATCGACCGCACCGGGCGCACGGTGAAGTTCTACCAGGCCGGCTCGTCGGAGATGTTCGGCGCCACCGCGCCACCGCAGGGCGAGAATACGCCGTTCCACCCCCGCTCTCCGTACGCCGTCAGCAAGCTCGCCGCCCACTGGTTCGCGGTGAACCACCGCGAGGCGTTCGGGATGTTCTGCTGCAACGGGATCCTCTTCAATCACGAGTCCCCGCGGCGCGGGGAGTCGTTCGTGACCCGCAAGATCTCGCTGGCGGTGGCCCGCATCGCGGTGGGGACCCAGCAGCACCTCGCGTTAGGCAACCTCGACGCGCGACGCGACTGGGGGTTCGCCGGCGACTACGTCGACGCCATGTGGCGGATGCTCCAGCAGCCGTGGCCCGACGACTACGTGGTGGCGACCGGGGAATCGCACTCGGTGCGCGAGTTCGTGCAGGCGGCCTTCGCCCACGTGCACCTGGACTGGGAGCGTCACGTCACCCTCGACGAGAGGTACCTCCGGCCGTCCGAGGTGGATCACCTGCACGGCGACGCCTCCAAGGCCCGCCAGAAGCTCGGGTGGGCACCGAGCGTGAGCTTCGAGCAGCTGGTGACGATGATGGTCGACGCCGACGTCCAGCTGGCCGAGCGCGAGGCGCGCATCGGGCGGTAGGCGGAGGGCGCCGCGGGACCGGCCGTGCAAGAAAAGACGCCCCTCGGTTGCGAGGGGCGTCTTTCGTCGTGCGTGCTGCAACGAGTGGTCGCGCAGGGACTCGAACCCCGGACCTCTGGTATGTGAGACCAGCGCTCTAACCAGCTGAGCTACGCGACCGGAACCGCCCGCACGCCGCGGCGTGCGAGGGACCGGAACGATAACGGGTCGAGGGAGGCGTCGGTAGTGGTGCGGGGGCGCGCGGCCGCACGCCCCCGCACGCGAGCGCACGCGTGCGCTCGCGCCGCCGTTCGGGCTGGCGTGCGGGGCGGGCGCGGCGCGCGCGATGGGCGCGATGGGGCGCGATGGGGCGCGATGGGGCGCGATGGGGCACGGCATCGATGGGCCCTCTGGGGCTCGAACCCAGGACCGACGGATTATGAGGAAGGCGGGAACGGGGGCTGCCCGCGACAAGCGGCCCGACGTCTTCCGGCCGAAGAGTGCCCGAAGCACGGAGCGATCTGATGCGGTCGGGCGCAGCGAGCCCACCACGCGCCCCACCACCGCGGGGCTGCGTCGTCGGATCATCCAGGAGGTGACGCGCCGTCGCGCGAAGGCGGCCCGATGAGCGGCGCCACCTCCCCGAATGGCGCCCAGCTCAGCACCTGGCGTCAGCGCGGACGCGATGCCGCGGCGCAGCGCCGTGAGCACCGGCAGGCGCGACACGCGCGTCGCCTCGAGACCTGGTACCAGTGGGCCCGCGGCTTCGTCCGCTCCGGACGTCGCTTCCAGGCGACGCACACCACGCATCGCGATCGCGCGCAGCTCTGCGCCGCGCACGGCGTGCCGAACACCGGCCGCCAGTGGCGGAAGCTCCGGAAGGCGCTCGCGCGCCAGG
Proteins encoded in this region:
- a CDS encoding GDP-mannose 4,6-dehydratase, which codes for MPRALITGITGQDGSYLAELLLGKGYEVHGLVRRASTFNRGRIDHLAVGPSHTAGRLQLHYGDLADGSSLRRVVEATTPDEVYNLAAQSHVRVSFDQPEYTADIVATGTLRLLEAVREHIDRTGRTVKFYQAGSSEMFGATAPPQGENTPFHPRSPYAVSKLAAHWFAVNHREAFGMFCCNGILFNHESPRRGESFVTRKISLAVARIAVGTQQHLALGNLDARRDWGFAGDYVDAMWRMLQQPWPDDYVVATGESHSVREFVQAAFAHVHLDWERHVTLDERYLRPSEVDHLHGDASKARQKLGWAPSVSFEQLVTMMVDADVQLAEREARIGR